Proteins from one Streptomyces roseifaciens genomic window:
- the hpnC gene encoding squalene synthase HpnC: MLDKSAHENFPVAPFFLPRTWRDDLMAVYGYARLVDDIGDGDLAPGGRDAQLLGLAGTRADTSEDRLAMLDAFEADLRRVFDRSGTGPRHPLLRRLRPTVRRCGLTPEPFLGLIEANRQDQRVRRYGTYDDLLAYCELSANPVGRLVLGITGTASPERIRRSDAVCTGLQIVEHLQDVTEDLGRDRVYLPAEDMKRFHVTEADLARPTGGASLRALVAYEGQRAGELLNEGTLLVGSVHGRLKLLLAGFVGGGRAALRAVAAAGHDVLPGPPKPTKLSLLREVGATLRREG, from the coding sequence GTGCTCGACAAGTCCGCGCACGAGAACTTCCCCGTGGCACCCTTCTTCCTGCCGCGCACCTGGCGGGACGACCTCATGGCCGTCTACGGGTACGCCCGCCTCGTCGACGACATCGGCGACGGCGACCTCGCCCCCGGCGGGCGCGACGCGCAGCTGCTGGGGCTCGCGGGGACGCGGGCCGACACGAGTGAGGACCGGCTCGCGATGCTGGACGCCTTCGAGGCGGACCTGCGGCGCGTCTTCGACCGCTCCGGCACCGGCCCGCGCCACCCGCTGCTGCGCCGCCTGCGGCCCACCGTGCGCCGGTGCGGCCTGACCCCGGAGCCCTTCCTGGGGCTGATCGAGGCCAACCGGCAGGACCAGCGCGTCCGCCGCTACGGTACGTACGACGATCTGCTCGCCTACTGCGAGCTGTCCGCGAACCCCGTCGGCCGCCTCGTCCTGGGCATCACCGGCACCGCCAGCCCCGAGCGGATCCGCCGCTCGGACGCGGTCTGCACCGGGCTGCAGATCGTGGAACACCTGCAGGACGTCACCGAGGACCTGGGACGCGACCGCGTCTACCTCCCGGCCGAGGACATGAAGCGCTTCCACGTCACCGAGGCCGACCTCGCGCGCCCGACCGGCGGCGCGTCGTTGCGCGCCCTGGTCGCGTACGAAGGGCAACGCGCCGGGGAACTGCTGAATGAAGGCACCCTCCTGGTGGGTAGCGTCCACGGCAGGTTGAAGCTGTTGCTCGCGGGGTTCGTGGGCGGGGGGAGGGCCGCGCTCCGCGCGGTCGCCGCCGCAGGACACGACGTACTGCCCGGACCGCCCAAGCCCACCAAGCTCAGCCTGCTGCGCGAGGTGGGAGCGACACTGCGAAGAGAGGGGTGA
- the hpnD gene encoding presqualene diphosphate synthase HpnD yields MSGTVNGSQEASAPVLAAYSYCEAVTGQQAGNFSYGIRLLPTAKRRAMSALYAFSRRVDDIGDGPLDAVDKHRRLEETRELLARIREGRIAEDDTDPVAVALSHAARRFPIPLGGLDELIDGVQMDVRGESYETWDDLAVYCRCVAGAIGRLSLGVFGTVPGARDAARASEYADTLGLALQLTNILRDVREDAANGRTYLPSDDLAKFGCADGFHSARPPAGADFTGLVHFEVRRARALFAEGTRLLPMLDRRSGACVAAMAGIYRRLLDRIAEDPEAVLRGRVSLPGREKVYVAVRGLSGLDARSVHRRTAGGRA; encoded by the coding sequence GTGAGCGGGACAGTGAACGGATCGCAGGAAGCGTCCGCACCGGTGCTCGCCGCGTACAGCTACTGCGAGGCGGTCACCGGGCAGCAGGCGGGCAACTTCAGCTACGGCATCCGGCTCCTGCCGACCGCCAAGCGGCGCGCCATGTCGGCGCTGTACGCCTTCTCACGGCGTGTCGACGACATCGGGGACGGGCCGCTGGACGCGGTCGACAAGCACCGCCGGCTGGAGGAGACGCGCGAGCTGCTCGCGCGGATCCGGGAGGGCCGGATCGCGGAGGACGACACCGACCCGGTGGCCGTCGCGCTCAGCCATGCCGCGCGCCGCTTCCCCATCCCGCTCGGCGGGCTGGACGAACTCATCGACGGCGTTCAGATGGACGTACGCGGCGAGTCGTACGAGACCTGGGACGACCTCGCGGTGTACTGCCGGTGCGTCGCGGGTGCCATCGGCCGGCTCTCCCTCGGCGTGTTCGGCACCGTGCCCGGCGCGCGCGACGCCGCGCGCGCCTCGGAGTACGCCGATACGCTCGGCCTGGCGCTGCAGCTCACCAACATCCTGCGCGACGTCCGCGAGGACGCGGCCAACGGCCGCACCTACCTGCCCTCCGACGACCTCGCGAAGTTCGGCTGCGCCGACGGCTTCCACTCCGCCAGGCCCCCGGCCGGCGCCGACTTCACCGGCCTCGTCCACTTCGAGGTCCGGCGCGCCCGCGCCCTCTTCGCCGAGGGCACCCGCCTGCTGCCCATGCTGGACCGGCGCAGCGGCGCCTGCGTCGCCGCCATGGCCGGCATCTACCGCCGGCTGCTCGACCGGATCGCCGAGGACCCCGAGGCGGTCCTGCGCGGCCGGGTCTCCCTGCCCGGCCGGGAGAAGGTCTACGTCGCCGTGCGCGGCCTGTCCGGACTCGACGCCCGCAGCGTCCACCGGCGGACCGCCGGGGGGCGCGCTTGA
- the hpnE gene encoding hydroxysqualene dehydroxylase HpnE, protein MTATTTGPGRGPTDGDGAPAARAVVVGGGLAGITAALELADAGVRVTLLEGRPRLGGLAFSFRRGDLTVDNGQHVYLRCCTAYSSFLDRIDALHLAPLQDRLDVPVLDVGHPSGRPRLGRLRRTGLPVPLHLAASLATYPHLSLAERAQVGRAALALRGLDPQDPALDGTDFASWLRRHGQSARTVEALWDLIGVATLNATAGESSLGLAAMVFKTALLTEPGAADIGWAHVPLGELHDTRARAALDKAGVRTLLRTRATGVGRAADGLWQVDAETGPGTAERLTAGTVVLALPQRETHALLPDGALDEPGRLLEIGTAPILNLHVVYDRKVLRQPFFTALGSPVQWVFDRTDSSGLAAGGEDREGCQYLAVSQSAAQDDIDRPVAELRARYLPELERLLPAARGAGVRDFFVTRERTATFAPTPGVGRLRPTARTNTPGLYLAGAWTATGWPATMEGAVRSGVHAAGAALSELGRPHESPLREAV, encoded by the coding sequence ATGACAGCCACGACAACCGGGCCCGGCCGAGGCCCCACCGACGGGGACGGCGCCCCGGCCGCCCGCGCGGTGGTCGTCGGCGGCGGGCTCGCCGGCATCACGGCCGCGCTGGAGCTCGCCGACGCCGGCGTGCGCGTCACCCTCCTGGAGGGGCGGCCCCGGCTCGGCGGCCTCGCCTTCTCCTTCCGCCGCGGCGACCTCACCGTCGACAACGGCCAGCACGTCTACCTGCGCTGCTGCACCGCCTACAGCTCGTTCCTCGACCGGATCGACGCGCTGCACCTCGCACCCCTGCAGGACCGGCTCGACGTGCCCGTCCTCGACGTCGGCCACCCCTCCGGCAGGCCCCGCCTCGGCCGGCTGCGCCGCACCGGCCTGCCCGTCCCCCTGCACCTGGCCGCGAGCCTAGCCACGTACCCGCACCTCTCGCTCGCCGAGCGCGCCCAGGTGGGCCGCGCCGCGCTGGCCCTGCGCGGCCTCGACCCGCAGGACCCCGCCCTCGACGGCACGGACTTCGCGAGCTGGCTGCGGCGCCACGGCCAGTCCGCCCGCACCGTCGAGGCGCTGTGGGACCTGATCGGCGTGGCCACGCTCAACGCCACGGCCGGCGAGTCCTCGCTCGGCCTCGCCGCCATGGTCTTCAAGACCGCGCTGCTCACCGAGCCCGGCGCCGCCGACATCGGCTGGGCGCACGTCCCCCTCGGCGAGCTGCACGACACCCGCGCCCGCGCCGCCCTCGACAAGGCCGGCGTGCGCACCCTGCTGCGCACCCGCGCCACCGGCGTCGGCCGCGCCGCGGACGGCCTCTGGCAGGTCGACGCCGAGACGGGCCCCGGCACGGCCGAGCGGCTCACGGCCGGCACGGTCGTGCTCGCCCTGCCGCAGCGCGAGACCCACGCCCTGCTGCCCGACGGCGCCCTGGACGAGCCGGGCCGGCTGCTGGAGATCGGCACCGCCCCCATCCTCAACCTCCACGTCGTCTACGACCGCAAGGTCCTGCGGCAGCCGTTCTTCACCGCGCTGGGCTCGCCCGTGCAGTGGGTCTTCGACCGCACGGACTCCTCCGGCCTCGCGGCGGGGGGAGAGGACCGGGAAGGCTGCCAGTACCTGGCCGTCTCGCAGTCGGCGGCGCAGGACGACATCGACCGGCCCGTGGCCGAGCTGCGGGCCCGCTATCTTCCCGAGCTGGAACGGCTGTTGCCCGCCGCACGCGGCGCCGGCGTCCGGGACTTCTTCGTGACCCGGGAGCGTACAGCGACGTTCGCCCCCACCCCGGGCGTCGGCCGGCTGCGGCCGACCGCCCGCACGAACACGCCCGGCCTGTACCTGGCCGGCGCGTGGACCGCCACCGGCTGGCCCGCGACCATGGAGGGCGCCGTGCGCAGCGGTGTCCACGCCGCGGGTGCCGCACTCTCCGAGCTCGGCCGACCGCACGAGAGCCCCTTGCGGGAGGCGGTATGA
- a CDS encoding polyprenyl synthetase family protein, with translation MLERGRTLATPVLRAAVDRLAPPMDTVAAYHFGWIDAEGRPAHGDSGKAVRPALALLSAEAAGRAPEVGIPGAVAVELVHNFSLLHDDLMDGDEQRRHRDTVWKVYGPEQAILVGDALFALANEILLELGTVEAGRATRRLTTATRKLIDGQAQDISYEHRERVTVEECLEMEGNKTGALLACAVSIGAVLGGADDHTADTLEAYGYHLGLAFQAVDDLLGIWGDPEATGKQTWSDLRQRKKSLPVVAALDAGGSASERLAEILAADAKLSDAQLADFDEEEFASRAMLIEEAGGREWTSQEARRQHATAIAALDRVDMPAEVRAQLVALADFVVVRKR, from the coding sequence ATGCTGGAGCGGGGACGGACGCTTGCCACGCCGGTGCTGCGTGCCGCCGTGGACCGGCTCGCGCCGCCCATGGACACCGTCGCCGCCTACCACTTCGGCTGGATCGACGCCGAGGGACGGCCGGCGCACGGCGACAGCGGCAAGGCCGTCCGGCCCGCGCTCGCCCTGCTCTCGGCCGAGGCCGCCGGACGCGCCCCGGAGGTGGGCATCCCCGGCGCGGTCGCCGTGGAGCTCGTGCACAACTTCTCCCTGCTGCACGACGACCTGATGGACGGCGACGAACAGCGCCGCCACCGCGACACCGTCTGGAAGGTGTACGGGCCCGAGCAGGCCATCCTCGTCGGCGACGCCCTCTTCGCGCTCGCCAACGAGATCCTGCTGGAGCTCGGCACCGTCGAGGCCGGCCGCGCCACCCGGCGGCTGACCACCGCCACCCGCAAGCTGATCGACGGCCAGGCGCAGGACATCTCCTACGAGCACCGCGAGCGGGTCACCGTCGAGGAGTGCCTGGAGATGGAGGGCAACAAGACCGGCGCCCTCCTCGCCTGCGCGGTCTCCATCGGCGCCGTCCTGGGCGGCGCCGACGACCACACGGCCGACACCCTGGAGGCCTACGGCTACCACCTCGGCCTCGCCTTCCAGGCGGTGGACGACCTGCTCGGCATCTGGGGCGACCCGGAGGCCACCGGCAAGCAGACCTGGAGCGACCTGCGCCAGCGCAAGAAGTCGCTGCCGGTGGTCGCGGCCCTCGACGCCGGCGGCTCCGCCTCCGAGCGGCTCGCGGAGATCCTCGCGGCCGACGCCAAGCTCAGCGACGCCCAGCTCGCCGACTTCGACGAGGAAGAATTCGCCAGCCGCGCGATGTTGATCGAAGAGGCGGGCGGCCGGGAGTGGACCTCCCAGGAGGCCCGCCGCCAGCACGCGACCGCGATCGCCGCCCTCGACCGAGTTGACATGCCCGCAGAAGTCCGAGCCCAACTGGTGGCGCTCGCCGACTTCGTCGTCGTACGAAAGAGATGA